In Pyrus communis chromosome 15, drPyrComm1.1, whole genome shotgun sequence, the genomic stretch aatcagatttccatcatattcacatgcattcatcatcataacctagctgttattccacttcattgcacatgcatcttcaaagaaatcagatttccatcatattcacatgcattccatcttttaatttaatcacatgcacattcaccttgctttgcagaaaatccacttcataacacatgcatcttggcagatttcacatgcactcatgcacattcaccttaatcattcacatagctttaatccacatgcatttccacctagatttccacctcacaaccaccagaaatcaaccaaaaacgtgcattccctttcatttctgtcaaaacacatgcatttccaccctttaatcacatgcacaaacagccacatgcatctcccatcaccatttcagatttccaccaagttcctagctgtcatgttccccccatttcacctataaatactcattcattcattctcattcatacacaatccattcaccacagaaataaggcctttgtgccagaaattcacccattccaaacactcttccataaactcatccattgcagaaatgtagaccatcaaaccaccccctttgtgccgtgagtcttccctacaaatccaaacaccatccttccattcctccaccactatccaaaccattcacaccatcaaactatccttagaccttgtgctacaacgaagaggaagagaagagtgcctaaacattcatacaattcaagtttgagttgttggaatgtttaggtgtttctttgatttcaatgtttaatttcaatactctttgttttgtacgtatgaggaatggaagagaagagtgcctaaacgttcatacaattcaagtttgagttgttggaatgtttaggtgtttctttgatttcaaagttatgaggaaattcgaaatatatgtttatgcttacattttgatttgattattctaattgcgtttcataagttgtgattcaatttgtttaaccgttttattgataacttatttatgtatgtttattgagagtgcacgcttaattttcatgcatgaatatgacgctagaatataagtgagtttcacctaatagttacgaacttatattcataagtagtggaggttgcttataaacaatcgcgttaaacgaattcttggcaagagtttcatgcattcatagtaacgaatgcctcgtcaacacttataattttcatagagcgtaattattcttgcttgtacctcttctatgcattcatgttgaggacttgtggggaatgttttgaattgtcgcatgcatcatccaattcaataacgttaggaagatttgaaggttaattagtgcatcacggttaacttggggtgttgagaattcatggtttattgaaatgcaattggaaatcattttattatgcaagtataacatatgtggagatgaaccccttagctattctatcatccattcattccatttcatcaatttcatagttacattctgttttaagtttaatttgttcatttaatttaatttcgtataaacctcaatccccctttactttaatgtccaatttagttagaaagtatcttagtttgtgtttatgagtgttttgattcattttatttcccaatttcgtccaaattcaccaaagtgctcaaaactgcccagaaagtgattttaaggcagttttgagtgttttgggtgatgtttgagtcttttggtttgttttactgtttcaagcatttagttttacattctttgagttagtttagtgttttatattgtgtttttacgttcttgagtcattttgttacacaaattcgtccaaatttgtgtttgtgctcaaatctgcccagaaagtggtttttaggcagatttgagtgtgtttgtgttgttttgagtcctttgagtctttgtgaacgtttttaactttgtttttatgtttttgagtcaaatccaagtgattaacaatccctcctaatccccggtctagaacgatccctacttatacatatactacaatttgacgaaaagagggtttaatttgtgtgcgtataaatcacgcatcagaagccctaaaagtgtattatcactaacgggagaattgaaagtaagtttcaattcacaattgatttgaaagagtttgaatcgcccactgcctcgctaaaaggaacctaaaggatcgtacaccgtgtaaggtaaagattgaagattcaacggagatgagtaagaataattaaatggtttaattatttatggcaaggattaattaatatgttaattaatcaaacgaataagttcgttaaagacctcgggatagttttggaccttaaggcccaatgggcttcgaacgtcaagtccattgacttaagttgtatgacaacttaatgaataatgattcacaaaggcccaaatagcccaataaatccccttaaattcggccatttagaggagggtagtgaacttggcttaattgcaagtttgccactccattgtgaggtggtataaagacatctttatagccatttcatccttagggtttttctaaggagaaaagatgaaaacaaactctcctttctctctaaaatggccggccaccttgagtaaaaacatctagcaatcttacttcctcaaggtcactcatttcttctccaatcttaccttggtgtggagacttagaggttctcaattttgggaacttggagaaaccttttcattcatccaaatccatggatctaagatgcaaggaatgaaggccctctctttgggtgattagcctttgcttatgcaaagaggaatctacaaaggtattgatttctcaactcactttgtttttgagttgagtcttggttcacctatctactaggctttgaagttcatgggttaagttttgtttttgagtgcatataaacatgattccgccttttaattgttaattgcatgttgttgatgttgctcaaatgaacttgttttttcacaaattttccttcacttaccatcctcaaacaagtgggcaagccgaggtttctaatCGGGAAATCAAggaaattttggagaagaccgttgggccaaaccggaaggattggagcttgcgtttgaatgatgcattgtgggcatattgtacggcctacaaaacaccaattggaatgtccccatttcggctcatctatgggaaaccatgtcatcttcccATTGAGttggagcacaaagcacattgggtCGTCagaacattcaacatggacattgatACTGCTGGAatccataggaagcttcaacTAAACGAGCTTGAGGAGATAAGGCATGAAGCATACGAGAACGCattgatttacaaggagaagtcaaaagcattccatgacaagatgattcgtagcaagacATTTGTTCTAAggcagaaagtgctactctTCAATTCCCGCCTTCACttgtttccaggtaagttacgttctaagtggattggccTGTTTGTTGTATTAATgtatttccttatggtgcagtccaaattcaaagcttAAAGACCGGCCAAGAGTTCAAAGTCAACGGACATCGTTTGAAgtcatactatgagaactttgaagagcaTGTCGTGGATGGAGAAAGcttccatgccgtgggcccAATTGAAGCTTAAGAGGAAggatcgtccggctggaagatgttaaagcaagcgcttcttaggaggcaacccatgcaaataaaaaagaacGAGGAAGCTCCagcactccataaccagatttgcgttcctaaaccctactctttattgctttttattttgccatgtttgtcgtgtttgttagttgtggtaattgtttgtttgtttgtgagtctatacttaaaacattgaggacaatgtttggtttaagtgtgggggggtaaacaaagtgtttttcatgcaaattcgtgggattttatcacccatcatttctaaagttgtttttcactgtttttaagtgtttttaatgtgttttgaagtgtttttatgtgtcttaaataGAAAagccgaaaatttgaaaaaaaatcgaaaaatagtattttaaaaaaacccaaaaagagttgtttttcgAGTCGTtattgtgtttgtgtcttagggtaccttccaacacaatgatgaggatttggtttttaattgcatgactattaaagaaagttacaaacatggatggaagtttgatatgctttttggtttatgcttggttatagttgacatgcacgaattcacatgtaatcacaaataaaaaaatcagtttttgtaacatgcttgaaggaagaaactcaaactaacgctacaaccctgagagatttgagcctaaacattctttggagagttattaatcttgataccttgttttctaaagtcgttgcatgatctcatcattctttgcttggttgctacttagaatgcgtttcatcactatagttccaaatactataACTCacgcccatttcattcaaagcataaaattgattagcataacaaataataagatgaagttggttAGTTTAaacccagagccaaaaagccttacccctttacatatatattgtaggtttaaacccctttgagccttatttagcctattttctttgttaaccacataatccttacctagcctagattaggattatccaaacccttattcttaaaggatagtaaagcatgacgtagagggaattcctttcgATCTAAaagttgcagaaaaacaagtgtgggggaagggattttcgtAGGAATTCATGGAGTAGTGTGTTTGTGTGCCAAAGAACGAATAGggcacttaaaaaaaaaaaaaaaaaaaaaacgtgaaaaagaagaaaaagaaagaaaaaagaaagaaaaagagttgaaaataagtgagaatgaactcacaagtgttgattgttgaagaaagggttcaaaagtttgaatttgaccctaagttttgtgtgattcttcccttggtgttcaaagttggtttttgcattcaaaagtgaattctaaagtgtttattactttgcttactattgctttaagaacttttggttatccttacctttctttgctAGCCAAATACCTTAGCCTTGTTACAAACcctttgacttcaatcttggttgttatgtgtttcaatatgtggagtttaaaattggtttgagcatatggtatccctggttctcgcgtctaagtagtagcattccattcatgagatcatatacatgttaataattccggaaaatgccttctttgttatgacatatgtgagtattagttttcatatttaaatcaatcttctcacatatacctagtgtagggagtgtagtcagaaaatctgtgtgaaaatagagagtatatccagtgaggaattgagggaattctctaaggcatgttactacattcaaaatcatgttttaattgattaaatgcgagcaagtgtgtggtaactatggttaagtatatgctcgagggtagggataactaaaatctatgaaTGTGGTATTCTttaaatgtgtcatgttcattggaaatccttgaggtACATGCTGGAAGGtctagaatgtgttttgtttgttttgtttatttcgttttgctcgaggactagcaaaagctaagtgtgggggaatttgataggagcatatttatgctacttagttatgttgtttccttgcatttagtgagttaattactatttatttcagtcttttaagttattttcatgtgtttttaggtcctaatgacaaaaggagcaagaaagtgcattttgaggctatttggagcatttttgggcatggattggatagcttaacgatggagcaaagaggatggatgaaattgaagacaagaagggctaggaaaggctacaaatctggtggaggaagtccaaatgcaaagaggataaggaagaagcaagaaacaaggaaccttatccaatcttatccaaccttatcttatcctatcctagaaaccttatcctatcctatctctaacattatcctattctatcctatccaaatcaggttaggacttaaacctagctaattagagggaactaattatacatttaaacacctaagtcagtttctagaagccttatccactcaattgccgcaagaactccattccttgtaggtttaggaattgcaatccttctcctacacaaatatcatgtatccttggccctttaggtttaggaatctgccctaaaccatcccttctagaaaccttatctcagcCCTATACACATGCCGCACCAAAACCTtatagaatccctaaatcctagctgaACTCcctattccaattcccatttgatttctgccttgaattaaccctttttcaatgggattgtgcaatccttttccttcactaagtgtgcctaaTTAAGCCTATATAAGcagccctatgccgcaccattcattcatccactcacacattcattcattcatactttcatccatcaaacaccacaatccattctacaaccccttagtgccgcaagcaaggaagcaaggagaggaggacttgtgcaatttgccatccaagggagtgccgtgcatgccattggagtgtggagcgtttttcttggttctttctatccttagtcttagttcaatgtttaaatttaattatctttgttttgcgaacatgaggaactaacttctctttagttagaggagaatttgaagccatgattatatgttttatatgaattaattaCGTTCGGTTATTATtacttaaggcatgaatgtgatttgcttatctaagttattaaaactggtttatgtatgtgggttgggggttaacacttaatttgcatgcataaacttgatgctagaatataggagggtttcacgtaattgttattcacttatattcacaagtagtggaggttgctagtcacaatcgcgttaagtaaatccttggcataagtctcatgcgtttcatagtgatgagtgCCTTGTCAACGCTTATAGTTTTCTCAaagcttaatgacttttgatatgtatctttgttatgcatctcatataaagaacttgaaaaagataatttggttgtaatgcgttttcattcaattcaatgacataaggaaaacttgagagttagttgtgcgatgcaactaatttggggcgttgtcattcatagtctaaaggagtaataactggacattggttcgtatgcatatgtcatgtgtggagaaggaccctctaactagccttttacccatttGTTTTatctaaattcgtttttataaagtgttttctacaaaagttttgttttaagttttattttcgtcaaaaacaatccccatgttatttagtcttcatatttgagtcaaaacttgttttccttgattcttttgagtctagttaagtcctattttcgtccaaaacctttattgagtctaaaagtgagtctttttgagtattgattgttgttttaagtgtctaaagttagttttgagtccatagagtctaatttagtgtttttgagtcttatttacatagattagcatccctagttaatccccggtttagaacgatccctacttacatatctactacaattgtcacaaatagggtttaatttgtgtgtcaagttaattttcacatcagaaGCTTGCAGAAGGCATGGCATCTTGGGTGAGGAGGAGTGCCAAGGAAACTTGGGCGAAGAGGAGTGGTAGTAAGTGCTGCCGAAGCTAATGGGCAAAAGGAGAGGTCTTGCAGAGGAGGAAGGATGCACAGAAACTGGAGCAGCGGGAGGCTAGGTTATGGTTGTTTGAGGATGACGAAGAAAACGGTGTCGCAGAGTGACGAGCTCGAGGTAGTGCATAGCGTCGAGGAGGACAAGGATGCAGTCCAAGTCCCACGGCACAACAACGAGGCAAAGAGAGGGACACAAAGCATCTATTAATCACATttaaaggcagcagcagagcaACAGAAGCATATCAACCTTCGAACCCAAGCCTAAGACATCAACCCTTGAATACTTTCGAAGTTGAGGATCTCAACCAGGAGACTATTAAAGATCTGGTGGCGATTGAAGGCGAAGATGATGCCTGGTGGAGAAGCTGTTGAGGTGATAGTGGAGAATAGTTTCGGCATTTGAAAACTGGAGTAAAGCAGAGAAGGAGGTCGACGGTGACCTTGATGTCCGATCCAGTTAGGGCCCAGAGCATGGCTGGGTCGGAGTCGAAGACCTTGACCAGCTTCAAGCCTTGGGACTTCAGAAACTGCACCACCTTCTACATCGATGAACCAGCTTGGACTTGGTCTTGCCGGAGCTGAAGTTAGCAAAAGGGTTAGTACCAAGAGAGAAGATGTGTCGTAGAGGAAGGTCTACCATTACTAGATCTGTAGGTTAAAGCCCAGGTTGAGTTATGATGCATGCAAGAAGTCTCGAGGCATGTTCCAGGTCAGCCTCTGCAGCTTCTTCTGCATCCCCCATCAGTTATTCGCGAACAGTAAAGCATTGACACATCTTCCCAAACTTCTTCTCCTGTGCAAACTCCATCGCCTCTGGCCTGTCTTCGAGGTCCAGGAACTGCTCGGCCGCCATTCTTCTGTTCGAGATCTCCATTGctatttgatgtgataaaagatagcacccaaattaaaccctctttttgacaattgtagtaaagatataagtaaggatcgttttaggccggggattaggagggattgctatctaatgaaaactgattcaaagatatgaaaatatgcttaaaaacacttcaacaaactcaaaagactcttaactaacttATATAACTCGAAACAAACTTAAAAgtctcaaaacaacacaaaataatcaaaaagactcaaactagactctaggactcaatttggacgaatttagaattggttttgactcaaaatacttaaaaacacacaataggacaaatttgaaacaagtaagtaaagaggattgggtttttgacgaatttaagaggaaaacaagtgaataaaatacttaagtaaactttggacgaatttgagaaaaacgatggatgattagatagctagaggattcttttccacacatgatacattcaaacacaaattgatttccagttgctttttgaatcaaccatgaacctcaacaccccagattaaccgtgacatcactaattaacccttagattctcctttagttagtggattggatgacatcatatgacaacccaaagcattcttcaaaagttccctacatgacatcataatagagatacaatcaaagatcattacgttcaatgaaaatcataagtattgacaaaacacttgtaactatgacatcatgatactcatgctaggaatttacttaacatgattgtgaaaacaaccttaactacttgtgaatataagtttgtgacgattatgtgaaactcccttatattctagcaccaaattcaagcatgcaaattaagtaggcctccctaatgaacatacaagaataagttatccattaAACGGtcaagtaaattgcattcacaatttatgaaatcacaattggaattaatcaattcatatcataaacataatcatggtttcaaagcctcctctagctaaaatgagtttagcctctcatgttcacaaccaaacaaaggaaaattgaattgaacattgaaaacaaaagatagattacacctaaaaacgttccaacactccaacttgaatgcaaaacgTAAAatgtttgggtgaaggtatggaagtatAGAAGTGGTGAAAGAAAggtggaaggctgcggcaaagggttAAGTGTTTTTGAATGGTGGCAGATTGTATGAATCAGTGATTAGGGTTCAATAAGGGTGCGGCTTTGGGAATTTATTTGAAGGAAGAAATCCTAacttttattacatagtttaggaaaggattagaccccaaatccataaggaaaatgagatataaaatcagaaatcaaagggaaaggGGAAGGAAACTTGCGGCATTTAAGAGTaagaaagggaatgtgttttaaggctGAAATAAGGCAAGGTTTTTGGATAGAATAGGTATGTAAAGTGCAGCTTTGACTTGGGTGAAAGAGGAATGTGATCTTGTGGCACAAAATAGGAAATATGCAttccccttgcacggcaaggaagggaaggTATAGGTAATGCACAACAAGGACAATAAGGGTGCAAGGAAGGCttattttgtgtcctaaaatgcataaaagTCCTTCAAGGTTGCTGGAACATAAGGtattttaggattaggaaagatcaaaccaaaataggaaactttggcttaactttcctacttcaagtaggaaaccttctttgattaggaatcctaacatctttaggtcttcaatttcgtccattccttttacTCCAaacatatgctatccattccaagtccaattttgcaccaaaaggctccaaaatgcacctttttgcttccttagccatatgaacctataaacacacgaaaataacttaaaatactaaaataactatgaactaacaacataaatgtaagaaaacaagctaactaagtcgcctaaatatgctcctagtGCTTCTGTGCTTTGGCGGTTGAAGATTCTAGAATCCTTCGAACTGAGATTTGAGGAATTTGTTTTGCAATCTGAGTTCCATGACCATCTGGACGAGTTGATCATGAGTATCGCTCGAGTTAATCGAATCGTCGCTGCCTTTGATGAAGAGAAAGAGGCGGAGCCAGGCCaactttgaattttgattcTGTGCGATACGATGGTACTGCTCCATCATGTTATCGACATCCTCGTCAGTGGTGACAGAGATCATCGAGTTGAGGTCCTCGTTCGAAAGCTGGTACTTCATCGTCAAGTTACTCAACCTGAGGGTTTAGATAACTTCGACAGAAGGGCGGAGAAAGAAGTGGCGATTTTCTTCATTTGTTGCATTTGATTCATCAATGGCAAGTATACCATGACCAGGGGGTGCAATGATTTTAGCTGTCAGGATGAATTCATCGGCGTCGGCCTTGGCCTAGATTGGGACGATGACTTAGCGTCCGATCCACTAAAATGACGATGCTTTAAGCTTTGCAAAGCTGGAAGAGGCCATGGCTCCAAGCAAAGACAATCGAAATTACTTTAGAGAGGTGGACTGGTTGTTGGCGAGTTGAGAGCTTGCAGGAAGTAGTAGGGGATTTGGGCCTGGACACTCAGGATTGAGCCTGGGTCGGGTCTTGGACCTTGGAGAGGTAGTTGTTGGGGAGGCCCACTATGAACTGGACATAGGTGTTAGGAAGGCAAACGAGTGCGACGGTGAAGATGTTGTTCCGCTCCAGCTCCATGTCTCTCAGACTTAGTAgtcacagatatatatatatatatatatataatatatatatatatatttatttattttgtacaaactgtaaaactttttatttatttatttaacaaagAAATATTGTTTCCTATGTACTAAAATTGACTTTCATTAGTCACCTTGaataaaacatttatttttattttgatgtgactgaacTCAAAGTTGAATGTTTGAGctgcctacatacctttttaaaGAAGAGATTAAGTCATAACATAGttcaaatacatatatatattttttggtgcCGTAcgcagtttatgctcttgcgggctaAGAGCATCTTGGTGCCATATGCAATTTCAACTCGTACAGGTAAGGAGCATTtagtgtcgtttgcagtttcagcttgtgcaagcaaggagcgtttgttgcCGCCTTTTAGGCTCATGCGAATGAAGAGCTTGTGGTATGGATTTGTCAAACTATCTtggagaggcattccttgcaatcttcatagcaatgagtcttgactgagtgattgaagaagttgtcag encodes the following:
- the LOC137717085 gene encoding uncharacterized protein → MDIDTAGIHRKLQLNELEEIRHEAYENALIYKEKSKAFHDKMIRSKTFVLRQKVLLFNSRLHLFPVQIQSLKTGQEFKVNGHRLKSYYENFEEHVVDGESFHAVGPIEA